A region from the Bombyx mori chromosome 15, ASM3026992v2 genome encodes:
- the Dsclp gene encoding death-associated small cytoplasmic leucine-rich protein isoform X1: MRPPTEYDSGARLPAEAEEHDPRAPAMMICARLAGRAIIRVVGRCEDAQENSQLDLSECQLMQVPDAVYHLMRHTELKSCDLSGNVITKIPPKFAVKFSLITDLNLSNNQMARLPDELCTLACLQRLDISHNTFVALPHITFQCPSLHTLLAHHNQIIEVDVDRLARSQALEYVDLSDNPIPARTHDDLKQLSRPSVTLSDRQKEDWEEDLIL; the protein is encoded by the exons ATGCGGCCTCCCACGGAATATGACAGCGGTGCGCGCTTGCCCGCCGAAGCCGAGGAGCATGATCCTAGGGCGCCGGCGATGATGATCTGCGCCAGGCTTGCCGGGAGAGCTATCATCAGGGTGGTCGGACGTTGCGAAGATGCCCAAGAGAATAGTCAACTCG ATCTATCAGAGTGTCAGCTGATGCAAGTTCCAGATGCAGTATATCACCTAATGAGACACACAGAATTGAAAAGTTGTGATCTCAGTGGGAATGTCATCACTAAAATACCTCCCAAATTTGCAGTCAAGTTTAGTCTGATTACAG ATCTCAACCTATCAAACAACCAAATGGCCAGGCTGCCCGATGAGCTATGTACACTTGCTTGTCTACAGCGATTGGACATCTCACATAATACATTCGTAGCTTTACCTCACATAACGTTCCAGTGTCCAAGTCTGCACACATTGCTCGCACATCACAATCAAATTATTG AAGTTGATGTGGACAGATTAGCAAGATCTCAAGCCCTCGAATATGTAGATCTTAGTGACAATCCCATACCTGCACGGACACATGATGACCTGAAACAACTGTCCCGGCCATCAGTAACTTTATCTGATAGACAGAAAGAAGACTGGGAAGAAGATCTCATACTCTAA
- the Dsclp gene encoding death-associated small cytoplasmic leucine-rich protein isoform X2, whose product MALAVTRVILRCEDAQETQVLDLSECQLMQVPDAVYHLMRHTELKSCDLSGNVITKIPPKFAVKFSLITDLNLSNNQMARLPDELCTLACLQRLDISHNTFVALPHITFQCPSLHTLLAHHNQIIEVDVDRLARSQALEYVDLSDNPIPARTHDDLKQLSRPSVTLSDRQKEDWEEDLIL is encoded by the exons ATGGCTTTAGCTGTTACGCGTGTGATTTTAAGATGTGAAGATGCCCAAGAAACACAAGTTTTAG ATCTATCAGAGTGTCAGCTGATGCAAGTTCCAGATGCAGTATATCACCTAATGAGACACACAGAATTGAAAAGTTGTGATCTCAGTGGGAATGTCATCACTAAAATACCTCCCAAATTTGCAGTCAAGTTTAGTCTGATTACAG ATCTCAACCTATCAAACAACCAAATGGCCAGGCTGCCCGATGAGCTATGTACACTTGCTTGTCTACAGCGATTGGACATCTCACATAATACATTCGTAGCTTTACCTCACATAACGTTCCAGTGTCCAAGTCTGCACACATTGCTCGCACATCACAATCAAATTATTG AAGTTGATGTGGACAGATTAGCAAGATCTCAAGCCCTCGAATATGTAGATCTTAGTGACAATCCCATACCTGCACGGACACATGATGACCTGAAACAACTGTCCCGGCCATCAGTAACTTTATCTGATAGACAGAAAGAAGACTGGGAAGAAGATCTCATACTCTAA